Proteins co-encoded in one uncultured Methanomethylovorans sp. genomic window:
- a CDS encoding transposase yields MQLTKKIKIHPTEEQVDVLWKLSEQCRLVYNFALAERKETWKKEQRSVKYIEQQNKLPELKRQYPAYNIVYSKVLQSVLKKLDANYKSFFSLRKNGDKSARPPNFRNRKYFMTLVYNQSGFRIDGNTIIFSHKVNDVCLLFNVQSILDSSRIKQIEIYNDDPYKAKGDFFISITCDVSPSIHYVDNNQYQAIDLGITKIVTAVNTQGKFFETKTPRSDQYWNAKIDSIKSRRDHCKKDSKRWNRLHNTYRKMEAKKSHQIKDFQHNLSKKMIENTKANTIIVGDLNVKSMAQSKKATGKKKRSINRSTQNQGYLSRFIGFLTYKAELRGKKVIRIDESYTSKACHSCGKLHDMPLSERNMVCDCGNVIDRDRNSAINIMKRFLSQNALWTGYQQFVGNLRQYRLPDGIEIHRIEAK; encoded by the coding sequence ATGCAACTGACGAAGAAGATCAAAATACATCCAACTGAGGAACAAGTTGATGTTCTTTGGAAATTGTCGGAACAATGTAGACTTGTTTATAATTTCGCATTAGCTGAAAGAAAGGAAACATGGAAGAAAGAACAGAGAAGTGTGAAATATATAGAACAACAGAACAAGTTGCCTGAACTTAAGAGACAATATCCTGCTTATAATATAGTTTACTCGAAAGTCTTACAATCGGTTCTGAAAAAGCTTGACGCAAATTACAAATCATTCTTTTCACTCAGGAAAAATGGAGATAAATCCGCAAGACCTCCAAACTTTCGAAATCGTAAGTACTTCATGACTTTAGTATACAATCAGAGTGGATTTAGAATAGATGGTAATACTATCATTTTTTCACATAAAGTCAATGATGTTTGTCTACTATTCAATGTGCAGAGCATACTAGATTCATCAAGGATTAAGCAAATCGAGATATACAACGATGATCCTTATAAAGCAAAAGGTGATTTTTTTATCTCCATAACATGTGATGTTTCACCATCTATACACTATGTAGATAACAATCAATATCAAGCCATAGATCTCGGAATAACAAAAATAGTAACCGCTGTGAATACTCAAGGAAAATTCTTTGAGACTAAAACACCGCGTTCAGATCAATATTGGAATGCTAAAATCGATTCGATCAAATCCAGACGAGATCACTGTAAAAAAGACAGTAAACGATGGAACAGGTTACATAATACATATCGAAAAATGGAAGCGAAGAAATCACATCAGATAAAAGATTTTCAACATAATCTTTCTAAAAAGATGATTGAAAATACCAAAGCTAATACCATAATTGTTGGTGATCTCAATGTTAAGAGCATGGCACAATCGAAAAAAGCAACTGGTAAAAAGAAACGATCTATAAACAGATCTACTCAGAATCAGGGTTATCTATCAAGATTCATCGGATTCTTAACCTACAAAGCAGAACTTAGAGGTAAGAAAGTAATAAGAATCGATGAGAGTTATACTTCGAAAGCATGTCATTCATGTGGAAAATTACATGATATGCCTCTTTCGGAAAGAAATATGGTATGTGATTGTGGTAACGTAATAGATAGAGATCGTAATAGTGCTATCAATATCATGAAACGTTTCCTATCACAAAATGCCTTGTGGACAGGCTATCAACAATTTGTTGGTAATCTTCGACAATACAGGCTTCCCGATGGAATTGAGATTCATAGAATCGAAGCCAAATGA
- the tnpA gene encoding IS200/IS605 family transposase: MLYDLDKGSHSVYSLHYHFVQCVKYRRKALDNQNIVDFLKMKIHQISNTFEVEVVNIECDKDHFHVLFNAKPTLNIPKYINAIKTITSREIRKNYPGIKTMLWKDAFWSRSYFIATTGQVTLDVLKQYVDDQGKHATDEEDQNTSN; this comes from the coding sequence ATGCTGTATGATCTCGATAAAGGAAGTCATTCTGTATACTCACTGCACTATCATTTTGTACAATGTGTCAAATATCGAAGAAAAGCTCTCGACAACCAAAATATTGTAGACTTCCTGAAGATGAAAATACACCAAATAAGTAATACGTTTGAAGTAGAAGTTGTAAACATCGAATGTGATAAAGATCACTTCCATGTACTATTCAATGCAAAACCAACTCTGAATATACCAAAGTATATCAATGCCATCAAAACCATTACATCCAGAGAGATTAGAAAGAATTACCCTGGAATAAAAACAATGCTATGGAAAGATGCGTTTTGGTCACGATCTTATTTCATAGCAACAACTGGTCAAGTTACACTGGACGTACTTAAACAATACGTAGACGATCAAGGGAAACATGCAACTGACGAAGAAGATCAAAATACATCCAACTGA
- a CDS encoding transposase: MKTGFRYRIYPNREQYSLLEQHFGGTRFIYNRSLFIKNLMYSKFKINVSEIDLNIALTSLKELHPWLKDLNSQSLQQANKNLLTGFKNFFEGNGAYPTRKSKKDNNFSFQVPQNYQINLTSSKIYLPKIGWMKIVLHRDFLDKEFIENELVTREVNGELILDQKLNRKFDILKTLTSTAEVSFLASRKLAGGR, encoded by the coding sequence ATGAAAACAGGTTTTAGATATCGAATCTATCCCAACAGGGAACAGTATTCTCTTTTAGAGCAACATTTTGGTGGAACTCGATTCATCTACAACCGGTCACTTTTCATTAAAAATCTTATGTACTCAAAATTCAAGATAAATGTTAGTGAAATTGACTTGAATATTGCTCTAACTTCATTAAAAGAGCTTCATCCATGGTTGAAGGACCTGAACTCCCAATCCTTGCAGCAAGCTAACAAAAACCTGTTAACTGGGTTTAAGAACTTCTTTGAAGGGAATGGAGCATATCCTACCAGGAAAAGTAAAAAAGATAACAATTTCTCATTTCAGGTTCCTCAGAACTACCAGATCAACCTGACAAGTTCAAAGATATATCTTCCTAAGATCGGTTGGATGAAGATAGTTCTTCACAGGGATTTCCTTGACAAAGAGTTCATTGAGAATGAACTTGTCACAAGAGAAGTTAATGGTGAACTTATTCTTGACCAGAAACTTAACCGGAAGTTCGATATCCTCAAGACTTTAACTTCTACAGCAGAAGTCTCCTTCCTCGCCAGTCGTAAACTGGCAGGTGGGAGATGA
- a CDS encoding PGF-pre-PGF domain-containing protein, with translation MELQIKWNRLTYLGIGIFYVGLMLLLVSMTIDTGLADNATLDTSKLTSSITTASMKAGSAISGIEPGQYPQSAITAFREAISIAQTVSNNAITQSEVDQAIYDLEAAEALFDTAMITSVNKTTLSSSITTATLKLRSAVAGTGQGQYPQSIITAFNATIINVQAVLNNPDATQAEVNQAVITLKSADALFDASRITYVNKATLASAITTAYTKLSLAIAGTEIGQYPQSSIDLFNSSIVSAQLIVSNSNVTQIQVDQAVIDLTTAEALFDASRITSNNLNLFCSISNLSTSNIGPSWIRWTWTNPLNASLGYIMVYLDNVFVTNIFNSSVDSYNATGLGEATTHTISIHTVDTSGNIDYTGINNTATTIKIPAISSVSSTEITNTSITLLWDASNETTNTQVQRNGLVIGNVTGESYVDSELISNSIYTYNLTPYNNGFNGETIKIVLRTNSSNSIESKSGGGGGSIGGASTSEDFRNILIKEVARKYILSNTYVVYSFNKTADVVPSIGFKALKNSGEITTTVEVLNNRSKLVDSDPQGNVYSYVNVWVGKSGFATDDNIDDGWVKFHVNESWMQKMCLSPTDVKLQKYDGYDWEELPTIPINSSIDNTYTAQTSGFSSFAITGEQTATTKPDEVYAKTMVLKAKSTRSDENTTNSSNTTDTQPEKSNIPMYAFGTCMVMGLFAGGFVYLKKH, from the coding sequence ATGGAACTGCAAATTAAATGGAATAGACTTACATATCTTGGAATCGGAATATTCTACGTTGGATTAATGCTTCTATTAGTATCCATGACTATAGATACAGGCCTTGCAGATAACGCAACCTTAGATACTAGTAAACTGACATCCAGTATCACAACAGCATCTATGAAAGCCGGAAGTGCAATCTCTGGTATTGAACCAGGACAGTATCCCCAATCTGCAATTACTGCATTCAGAGAAGCAATTTCTATAGCTCAAACAGTTTCTAATAATGCAATAACTCAAAGTGAAGTCGATCAGGCAATATATGATCTGGAAGCTGCAGAAGCCTTGTTTGATACAGCAATGATAACTTCGGTAAACAAAACGACATTATCTTCATCAATCACAACAGCAACTCTAAAACTAAGAAGTGCTGTTGCAGGAACAGGCCAAGGCCAATATCCTCAATCGATTATCACTGCTTTTAATGCAACTATTATCAATGTACAGGCAGTATTAAATAATCCTGATGCAACCCAGGCAGAAGTAAATCAGGCAGTCATAACTTTGAAATCTGCAGATGCACTGTTTGATGCATCTAGAATCACATATGTAAATAAAGCTACGTTAGCATCTGCTATCACGACAGCATATACAAAACTAAGTCTTGCGATTGCAGGAACTGAAATAGGACAATATCCGCAATCATCAATTGATTTATTTAATTCATCAATTGTCAGCGCACAGTTAATTGTGAGCAATTCGAATGTAACCCAAATCCAGGTTGATCAGGCTGTAATAGATTTAACTACAGCAGAAGCCTTGTTTGATGCATCTAGAATTACATCAAATAACCTTAATTTATTTTGTTCCATATCAAATCTGAGTACCAGTAATATTGGTCCAAGCTGGATCAGATGGACCTGGACAAATCCCCTGAATGCTAGTCTTGGATACATAATGGTTTATCTGGACAATGTTTTTGTAACTAATATTTTCAATAGCTCTGTAGATTCATATAATGCAACTGGGCTGGGTGAAGCAACAACTCATACGATCAGCATACATACTGTTGATACTTCAGGAAATATTGATTACACAGGAATCAACAATACAGCAACTACAATAAAGATACCTGCCATTTCTAGTGTTTCCAGTACTGAAATTACCAATACTTCAATTACCCTATTATGGGATGCTTCAAATGAAACAACTAATACCCAGGTACAAAGAAATGGTCTGGTAATTGGAAATGTAACTGGAGAATCATATGTAGATTCAGAACTTATTAGTAATTCGATCTATACTTACAACCTGACCCCTTATAATAATGGTTTTAACGGAGAAACCATTAAGATTGTTCTTAGAACAAATTCATCAAATTCCATTGAATCTAAAAGTGGAGGCGGTGGCGGTAGTATAGGAGGAGCTTCTACATCAGAGGATTTCAGGAACATTTTGATTAAAGAAGTTGCCAGGAAGTACATATTATCTAATACTTACGTGGTATATAGTTTCAATAAAACAGCTGATGTCGTTCCTTCCATTGGATTTAAAGCACTCAAAAACTCCGGAGAAATAACCACCACAGTAGAAGTCCTTAATAACAGATCAAAGCTAGTAGACAGCGATCCGCAAGGAAACGTGTATAGTTATGTGAATGTATGGGTAGGCAAATCAGGATTTGCTACTGATGATAACATAGACGATGGTTGGGTAAAATTCCATGTAAATGAATCCTGGATGCAAAAGATGTGCTTAAGCCCAACAGACGTTAAACTACAGAAATATGATGGATATGATTGGGAAGAACTACCTACTATTCCAATAAATAGCTCTATAGATAACACATATACAGCTCAAACCTCTGGATTCTCATCATTTGCTATCACTGGTGAACAGACGGCCACAACAAAACCCGATGAAGTATATGCAAAAACAATGGTACTAAAAGCAAAGAGTACGAGAAGCGATGAAAATACTACAAATAGTTCCAATACCACAGATACCCAACCTGAAAAATCAAATATTCCAATGTATGCTTTTGGTACATGTATGGTAATGGGATTATTTGCAGGTGGATTTGTGTACCTTAAAAAACACTAA
- a CDS encoding MoxR-like ATPase has product MEPSFIHHETVLAGLKEIFNGKTKESVTIFDPSIKTMLCLIPLTENGITLLEGIMGIGKGVSTRAIQKVFFKDQKIGLLQCDPEKRQEESLYETAVTSNTHYNYDKSGQLTHTQQEYDFDPRAMDFVTQPIKFVNEANRASKSLQDTLLRLFQEQELEYKGKIFRSPNPSITIFDQNPVHMQNDGRRLEPALEDRIDVKIPMCAPSLFTIIATQTIKTSDKTAAELPSLLSYIQMTEIYEDIRKVHIKSEDIYLLSAITQLFFACKHRRDIANEIYNENINCKACSFDNGLCAHVKFPIGQRFIESILKFSKTKAWLEKRDTVSIDDIMFIMPYALNHRITLQPETMSKYVDAHTWVVEYAIPKVEQQKQHCLDILSKYQQAIAKPASSIIEEMFKYSRQNMLYLNTLIDILRIYANTSTRDLEEVMSILETQPNDNDFQLLEQRIKSSQTFAIPTDKKPDIQVICDTLSTMVPMRNYEKIISNRESIETLLKKYNERKEKTFKFDKEVFSKQVFPEFVNLGTTKNKTNIQESLTKDASFTMLSTTITVTHQSGIVIVNLKSQKPDSMAKITSSLEDIPAYA; this is encoded by the coding sequence ATGGAACCTTCATTCATTCATCACGAAACTGTCCTTGCTGGTCTCAAGGAAATATTTAACGGAAAAACAAAGGAAAGCGTTACGATATTTGATCCATCCATCAAAACAATGCTATGCCTGATTCCATTAACAGAAAACGGTATTACTCTACTCGAAGGAATAATGGGAATCGGTAAAGGAGTATCAACAAGAGCAATTCAAAAGGTTTTCTTCAAGGACCAGAAAATAGGATTACTTCAGTGTGATCCGGAAAAAAGACAGGAAGAATCCCTGTATGAAACTGCAGTAACATCAAATACCCACTATAATTACGATAAATCTGGCCAGCTGACACACACACAGCAGGAATATGATTTTGATCCAAGGGCAATGGATTTCGTAACGCAACCAATCAAGTTTGTAAATGAGGCCAACAGAGCAAGTAAATCACTTCAGGATACACTCTTACGACTATTCCAAGAGCAAGAGCTTGAATATAAGGGTAAAATATTCAGATCTCCGAACCCATCAATCACTATATTCGATCAGAATCCTGTACACATGCAGAATGATGGTCGCAGGCTGGAACCTGCACTGGAGGATAGAATAGATGTTAAGATCCCAATGTGTGCTCCTTCATTGTTTACGATAATTGCTACCCAGACTATAAAAACGTCTGATAAGACAGCTGCAGAATTACCTTCTCTGCTGTCATATATTCAAATGACAGAAATATATGAGGATATCAGAAAAGTACATATCAAGTCCGAGGACATTTATCTGTTGTCAGCAATTACTCAGTTATTCTTTGCATGTAAACATCGAAGAGACATTGCAAATGAAATCTACAATGAAAATATTAACTGTAAAGCATGCAGTTTTGATAATGGACTTTGTGCTCATGTTAAATTCCCCATAGGACAGAGATTCATTGAATCAATCCTCAAATTCTCGAAAACCAAAGCATGGCTTGAGAAGAGAGATACAGTATCTATAGACGATATAATGTTCATAATGCCTTATGCATTGAACCATCGTATTACATTGCAACCAGAAACAATGTCCAAGTATGTTGATGCACATACATGGGTAGTGGAATATGCCATCCCCAAAGTAGAACAGCAAAAACAACACTGCCTGGATATTCTTAGTAAATATCAGCAGGCAATAGCAAAACCTGCATCAAGTATAATCGAAGAGATGTTTAAATACTCAAGACAAAACATGCTGTATTTGAACACACTTATCGATATTCTAAGAATATATGCAAACACCAGTACAAGAGATCTTGAAGAGGTTATGAGTATACTGGAAACACAACCAAACGACAATGATTTCCAGTTATTAGAACAGAGGATCAAGTCATCTCAAACCTTTGCCATTCCAACAGATAAAAAACCGGATATTCAAGTAATATGTGATACACTTTCGACAATGGTACCGATGAGAAATTACGAAAAGATTATCTCAAACAGGGAATCCATAGAAACCCTTCTAAAAAAATATAATGAGAGAAAAGAAAAGACATTTAAATTCGATAAAGAAGTCTTTTCTAAACAAGTATTCCCGGAATTTGTAAATCTTGGAACTACCAAGAACAAGACAAATATTCAGGAATCGCTAACAAAAGATGCCTCGTTTACCATGCTTTCAACAACAATAACAGTTACACACCAAAGTGGCATTGTTATAGTCAATCTCAAGAGCCAGAAACCCGATAGCATGGCAAAGATTACATCTAGCCTCGAAGACATTCCAGCTTATGCCTGA
- a CDS encoding segregation/condensation protein A has translation MSIKETHKIIEISSDNSSQLCEIAQEIKLNLEKLNVDTSKIDLPEDILNEPIEILLYLAKNEKIDPWNVDIITITDWFFSMLKSMEKMDIRISARTLMQASILLRIKSSSISLEDETDFELPDDPADQQALIDQDLEQEYSLPSTSRKKVHISLDDLLDELLVETMEPDIPEGEYIKPGFDDPILITTDSVLEIAHEEDILGHSERLKERLDQILLENEYTTLSEIISSGTESPLLIYLALLFLANDKKVHLTQTELYGEIYIRMPQEIEIQVI, from the coding sequence ATGAGTATCAAAGAAACCCACAAAATAATAGAAATCTCATCTGATAACTCCTCGCAGCTATGTGAAATCGCACAGGAAATCAAATTAAACCTAGAGAAGTTAAATGTAGACACTTCAAAAATTGACCTGCCTGAAGATATCCTGAACGAACCTATTGAAATATTGCTATACCTTGCAAAGAACGAAAAGATAGATCCATGGAACGTTGATATTATTACCATAACCGATTGGTTCTTTTCAATGCTAAAATCCATGGAAAAAATGGATATCAGGATATCTGCCAGGACATTAATGCAGGCATCTATCCTCCTGAGAATAAAGTCATCTTCAATTTCCCTTGAAGATGAAACAGACTTTGAACTTCCGGATGATCCTGCAGACCAGCAGGCACTAATTGACCAGGATCTCGAACAAGAGTATTCTCTGCCTTCTACATCACGCAAGAAAGTACACATATCACTTGACGACTTGCTTGATGAATTATTAGTTGAAACAATGGAACCAGACATACCTGAAGGAGAATACATAAAACCGGGATTTGATGATCCTATATTAATAACAACGGATTCTGTTCTTGAAATTGCTCATGAAGAAGATATACTTGGCCATTCTGAAAGACTAAAAGAAAGACTTGACCAAATATTGCTTGAAAATGAGTATACAACATTATCCGAAATAATCAGCTCTGGAACAGAAAGTCCATTACTGATATACTTAGCATTGTTGTTCCTTGCTAATGATAAGAAAGTGCATTTGACTCAAACAGAACTTTATGGTGAAATATATATCCGCATGCCGCAGGAAATTGAAATACAGGTGATCTAA
- a CDS encoding HEAT repeat domain-containing protein, translating to MATDQDEIHRMSVSENVSDRSLVANILIQEYYILSEKSAAWEDLHKLTIDEDWSVRRSVASAIGSIFSYVPDKSAAWKDLHKLTEDTNLYVRKRAAESLGTAFLHIPDEYKSDIWDDLNRLINDDESDVILRALYALKCIFKHIPDQYISDAWGDIHKLTISKNWDVRLSVAEAIGDIYSFIPDKYAAWNDIHHLTRDKDPDVRLSTARAIGNIFPLVFDKCAVLEDIHHLTTDKDPDVRLSIAGSLGDIFPFITNDYKSVAWSYLIQLSKDKDWSVRRGAASAIGSIFPYVPDKSAIWKELHNLTYDNNSHVKRRAVEALGTAFLYIPDEHKSAIWDDLHRLKSDDNSDVRRETAYTLGDAFKYIPDKLKSAAWNDLHLLMGDDDSIVRRSAAYSLCLIFEFIPTEFKSPAWSDLQRLISNEDKNFRRNITLVLVYAFKHIPDEHKSIAWEDIHQLASDEDRVFKRSAAEAISSIFPYVPDKFIAWNDLIILTKDVDSDVKMYANHSLGKVCIYKASKSENESKCRSLLKDAIQYFKTASNEGVYFNPAIFCYLFYCSFDAVLFRKVNSKKEIEEYIEAAKEEIRGSKSKQKLVEAVEQLAEVLDIAYTHKKDGNWQVELKRCSEICNHVEQLMLENKERTPLICDIFENNKLSFRTSIKKLIEAADAACKEAKGTPAENVVCSIKKEIQSWSIENEIKMDIKIERLYAILKEKVPDIPENRILISQINDIKNTRVVDDQIDIITILISSLPNGSFPKMIDDLKEEMNNRFDKVDESQHRMELSLEQVHQKLDNSLYKLHTLSLDFKTHGKEIESEYIDTFENEIRTLIAERDSETLDLFAQNLDQNRSFLLDEINRSGASENEKKEGEKSIFELKDLPRKIKDIMKSATTEVSKELVVSLIATLILESVFPILGPAAKEVVKILVSIINSRTDRRIVLKWLS from the coding sequence GTGGCAACAGATCAAGACGAAATTCACAGAATGAGTGTAAGTGAAAACGTCAGCGACAGGTCACTGGTTGCAAATATACTTATACAGGAATATTATATTCTCTCTGAAAAGTCGGCCGCATGGGAAGATTTGCATAAGCTGACAATTGATGAAGATTGGAGTGTTAGAAGAAGTGTTGCTTCAGCTATTGGTTCGATTTTTTCGTATGTTCCAGACAAATCAGCTGCATGGAAGGATTTACATAAGCTAACAGAAGATACGAATTTATATGTGCGAAAGAGAGCTGCGGAATCTTTAGGTACTGCTTTTTTGCATATCCCTGATGAATATAAATCAGATATATGGGATGATCTGAATAGACTAATAAATGATGATGAATCTGATGTTATATTGAGAGCTCTTTATGCTCTTAAGTGCATATTTAAACATATTCCTGATCAGTATATATCAGATGCATGGGGAGATATACATAAACTAACAATATCCAAGAATTGGGATGTTAGGTTGAGTGTTGCTGAAGCTATTGGTGATATATATTCATTTATTCCTGACAAATATGCTGCGTGGAATGATATACATCATTTAACAAGAGATAAAGATCCAGATGTTAGGTTGAGTACTGCTAGAGCCATTGGGAATATATTTCCATTAGTTTTTGACAAGTGTGCTGTATTGGAGGATATACATCACTTAACAACAGATAAAGATCCGGATGTTAGGTTGAGTATTGCTGGATCTCTTGGTGATATATTTCCCTTTATAACTAATGATTACAAATCTGTTGCTTGGAGTTATTTAATTCAGCTATCAAAAGATAAAGATTGGAGTGTCAGAAGAGGTGCTGCTTCAGCTATTGGTTCGATTTTTCCTTATGTTCCTGACAAGTCAGCTATATGGAAAGAATTACATAATCTAACCTACGATAATAATTCACATGTTAAACGGAGGGCTGTGGAAGCTCTAGGAACTGCTTTTTTGTATATACCTGACGAACATAAATCAGCTATATGGGATGATCTGCATAGGCTAAAAAGTGATGATAATTCCGATGTAAGAAGAGAAACAGCATATACTCTTGGTGATGCTTTCAAGTATATTCCTGATAAATTAAAATCTGCTGCATGGAATGATCTTCATCTGCTAATGGGTGATGATGATTCAATTGTTAGAAGAAGTGCAGCTTATTCTCTTTGTTTGATATTTGAGTTCATTCCTACTGAATTCAAGTCCCCTGCTTGGTCTGATCTTCAAAGACTAATAAGCAATGAAGATAAGAACTTTAGAAGGAATATTACTTTAGTTCTTGTTTATGCTTTTAAACATATTCCTGACGAACATAAATCAATTGCATGGGAAGATATACATCAGCTGGCAAGTGATGAAGATAGGGTTTTCAAAAGAAGTGCTGCCGAAGCTATTAGTTCTATTTTTCCTTATGTTCCTGACAAGTTTATTGCATGGAATGATCTTATTATTTTAACCAAAGATGTAGATTCGGATGTTAAAATGTATGCAAATCATTCTCTAGGGAAAGTTTGTATCTATAAAGCATCTAAATCTGAAAATGAAAGTAAATGCCGATCATTATTAAAAGACGCAATTCAATATTTTAAGACTGCTTCAAATGAAGGGGTTTATTTCAATCCTGCAATTTTTTGTTATTTGTTTTATTGTTCCTTTGATGCTGTTTTATTCAGGAAGGTAAATTCTAAAAAGGAAATTGAAGAATATATTGAAGCTGCAAAAGAAGAAATACGAGGATCAAAGAGTAAACAGAAACTTGTAGAAGCTGTTGAGCAATTAGCAGAAGTATTGGATATTGCTTATACTCATAAAAAAGATGGTAATTGGCAAGTAGAATTAAAACGTTGTTCAGAAATTTGTAACCATGTTGAACAATTGATGTTAGAAAACAAAGAGAGAACACCTTTGATATGTGATATTTTTGAGAATAACAAACTCTCCTTTAGGACTTCTATTAAAAAACTAATAGAAGCAGCAGATGCAGCTTGCAAGGAAGCAAAAGGAACCCCTGCTGAAAATGTTGTTTGTTCGATTAAGAAAGAAATTCAAAGCTGGAGTATTGAAAATGAAATAAAAATGGACATAAAAATTGAGAGGCTATATGCGATTCTAAAAGAAAAAGTTCCGGACATACCTGAAAATAGAATCCTTATCAGTCAAATTAATGATATAAAGAATACTAGGGTTGTTGATGATCAGATTGATATTATTACAATCCTAATTTCGTCGCTCCCAAACGGATCATTTCCAAAAATGATAGATGATTTAAAAGAAGAAATGAACAACAGATTTGATAAAGTTGATGAATCCCAACATCGGATGGAATTATCGTTAGAGCAGGTACATCAAAAATTAGATAATAGTTTATATAAATTACATACTCTTTCCCTGGACTTTAAAACACATGGGAAAGAAATCGAAAGTGAATACATTGATACATTTGAAAACGAAATTAGAACTCTGATAGCAGAAAGGGATTCTGAAACATTAGATCTCTTTGCTCAAAATCTGGATCAGAATCGATCTTTTCTTTTAGATGAAATTAACAGGTCCGGTGCTAGTGAAAACGAGAAAAAAGAAGGAGAAAAAAGTATATTTGAATTGAAAGACCTGCCACGGAAAATAAAGGATATAATGAAATCAGCTACAACGGAAGTATCTAAAGAATTGGTTGTTTCATTAATTGCTACTTTAATCCTTGAATCTGTTTTCCCGATATTAGGGCCAGCTGCAAAAGAAGTTGTCAAGATATTAGTATCGATAATAAATTCCAGAACAGATCGAAGAATTGTACTAAAATGGCTTAGCTGA
- a CDS encoding transposase has translation MILTYKIQHGRDFSEELRKARAVATYALKTKTRSSADVKHIRLKSAISNQILKKYSSNKKLKRVGSVKLTVPSQSIQVNHAAKTIKIPCLKLTFQYHVPFEKANQVEIDEQYIYLSVSIPEKERVDVTNYIGIDRNTTGHIAVVANSVTGKVLKLGKKGLHTHNKYKHIRKDLQKKRQFKKLKQIKDRESRIVRDLNHKISSKIVKTAIANNSGIKLENLTGIRKTSKPSKSFRYSLNSWSFYQLQMFIEYKAKLHGVDVVYINPAYTSQTCSRCGCIGNREGKSFKCPECGHVENADINAAFNIAESPYISQSTKERDLVEGNTDIPKIALVGTQSTIEPHQL, from the coding sequence ATGATTTTAACATACAAAATACAGCATGGTAGAGATTTTTCAGAAGAACTTAGAAAAGCCAGAGCTGTAGCTACGTATGCACTTAAAACAAAAACACGCTCATCTGCTGATGTAAAGCATATAAGATTGAAATCGGCTATATCCAACCAAATTCTTAAAAAGTATTCGAGTAACAAGAAGCTGAAAAGAGTAGGCAGTGTCAAGCTAACTGTACCTTCTCAGAGCATTCAAGTTAACCATGCTGCCAAGACTATCAAAATCCCATGCTTGAAGCTAACATTTCAGTACCATGTACCATTTGAAAAAGCCAATCAAGTAGAAATTGATGAGCAGTATATCTATCTGTCCGTTAGCATTCCTGAAAAAGAACGTGTTGATGTAACCAATTATATTGGAATAGATAGAAACACAACCGGACACATAGCAGTAGTAGCAAATTCAGTTACAGGAAAGGTGTTGAAGTTAGGAAAGAAAGGATTGCATACACATAACAAATATAAACATATCAGGAAAGACTTGCAGAAGAAAAGACAGTTTAAGAAACTTAAACAAATCAAAGACAGAGAAAGTAGAATAGTTCGAGACTTGAACCATAAAATTAGCAGCAAAATTGTAAAAACTGCTATTGCTAATAATAGTGGAATTAAGCTCGAAAATTTAACTGGAATCAGAAAAACCAGTAAACCCTCTAAATCTTTCAGATACTCCTTGAACAGTTGGTCATTCTATCAACTTCAAATGTTCATAGAATACAAGGCTAAGCTGCATGGTGTGGATGTTGTCTATATAAATCCTGCTTATACTAGCCAGACTTGTAGCAGGTGCGGATGTATAGGAAACAGAGAAGGAAAGAGTTTCAAATGTCCAGAATGTGGACATGTTGAGAATGCGGATATCAATGCAGCGTTCAATATTGCAGAGAGTCCATACATATCTCAATCCACTAAAGAAAGAGATTTAGTGGAAGGGAACACTGATATCCCTAAAATAGCTCTGGTTGGAACGCAATCAACTATAGAACCCCACCAGCTTTAG